Below is a genomic region from Belonocnema kinseyi isolate 2016_QV_RU_SX_M_011 chromosome 4, B_treatae_v1, whole genome shotgun sequence.
attttgatttttggtttcaGACGTTTCAGTCACTTGCAATCATGCCCGCCATAGAAAATAGGACTTTTTATTGGTCGCAAGAGACAGCTATGAAATGTTGATTAACAAAATTATGTCAAAAttgtttcttgttttttaagttttaaattacatgtgtgaaaatatccaaaactataaaatagatttttgtcCATCTACGAGCCcattagatattgcaaaaattataaatcgaGAAAGGGGAGGGGAACCTTGGTAGAGATAGCGTTGGATCATTACTAAACGAACTAACACAAATAAGGAAGTCAACaaactacaaaaaaagtattcttaaaaaaattgagagtATTTTGTTTTTAGGATTTATTGGTTTGATTTTAAACCGTTTTAAACcgaaatatatgaacttttgaaGTTCATCCCGTTTAATCAGTTTTAAATCATACATTATAATATAatcttacaaattcaaaatttaaaaatttcaaatttgaggcATTCAGGCACTAGGAGATAgaatttggtttattttatttgacaatttgacAGTTTATCAGTTTTCTCTTTGCATTAGTCAAATTTAACGACGTCAAGAATTTAgacaattcagggaattcaaacaaatttagaataatgcaaaaaattcaggaaatttggaTTAATCAATCAACCAATCAATCAATAAATCTATCAGTTAGTCTAATTCAAATTGGACGGTACCGATTTGAATTATTTACAGTtcattaaattcttctaaattgtttttaatttggaatttaaaatcgtGCAAAGATTTCATTGTATTTagacggatttttaaaaaatatttttgaattattaggCATTCTTTAAAACTCGTTTACCGTATTTTTAATTGCAGAACTTTTGATTACTTAAATTccttcaatagttttttttaatttgtctgagAGAGATGTTAAAAATCATATACTTCAGACCAtagtatttaaattataaataataaataatataatataataataataaaataataaatttaaattttattcgcaTTCTTCGACGCTTCGAAGACTATACGTTTTGCTCATTGGAAGAGAATCGTATGCATACAAGTTTCATATATTATAGTCGAGCAATATTATGAATCCTTTGCATTcttcttttctcaatttttctatgaaaaaattgtaaaaattgataCACACATGAGATTAAGAGTAATAATTCTATTCCTATTTCAAATGTTTACGCTATAAAGGTTGATTCACGTAATACCATTACAGTATGGTTCTGATTGCTgtcatagaattaaaaatgttacaccatcgatacatgcatttttttatttttatctgcaTAAAAATAgggtatgaaataaaaatttcaaactatttatttttattccgtCACCAATattatgataaattaaatttacctTGCTTTACGATTCGCAAAAATCAATGCTGAATAGAAATTTGAGACAACAACAATTGTGCCTAACAATaagttacaataataaaaataatgtcaaatagtaatttttaaatatgaaaattatacaaATGGTGTCTTAAAACAAGGAAAATgagatataattaaatttgaagaatattaatgCACCAACGAGCTAAATTCCTTCCAATTAAAGAAATGTGTGCATAGCTATgctgtcaaaaaaatttaattcatataaagATATTTCTTGATTACCATTTTTTGATTTACATTAAAGATATAGTTTGTTGTTCTATCATTTTCTTTCAAGCAAAGAATTaaggttaaaagtttttaagcTTTTACTTATTTTAGCTAAAgtatttattgtaaaatcaaaattttatcattgcaatttattatcaatataataataattagtttttggTAGCGCTAATAATGGTGTGGGGAAAAGTCATAAatgtgaaaattcgactttcaatTTTTGGTGATCGATACCCCcctcaaaaattttttcattttttgaaaaaagaaattataggTAATGTGTGAGATATTTGAATGAGATTAAGCTTGTCAAAGATAAATTGCACATTATCATTTTTActctaaaattcagaaaattctaatgtgatttttagtttaatttatgaGAAATCAGAAGAGTTTTGTGTAATATTAACTGCTGCAATTAACCAAGTTTCGCAATTTTGctgttgtaatatttttaacatgaatAAACAGAGGCAAAGTACATTAATTGCGCGAATCATtatgtttgttcatttattttttgatgcGACGTAGTTTACTTGCGAGTTTCACAATACACATTCTGTCCTCTATTCTTCTTATTCCCTTTTCCCCACGCGTTTTTTGAAcatagatatttttttcaagaatcataAGAAGTTTTTGTAGTTTTGTAtgagtaattaataaattaatatcgtCATTAATAGATTATGACTAGCCTTAGAGAGACTACAAACCACAAAAAAATACTGAAGCCAATTTTTGTCGATTTGTACTCAAttgtggtaaaaatttaatttgaaaaatgtttgctgcCCACTTTAATCCGTGTATCGATCTTGTTTtagattttatcttaaaaatgttgtGATAGAAGTACAAGTTTCTAATAATTTATACTTAGTTGTGCAATAATGGAGAAAGATTCTTGAAATAActcaaagaaataaacttttaatgcaACCaagtactttattttattttataatgaacGTTTACTACAATTTGCATACACAAGACCCATTCCCACAGTATCTACGTCTTACCGTCTGCAGCCGGATTTTTATTAAAGGCGCTCGCATTTGCTTGGACGTTTGGCCAAGGgacaggaaaactgcagaaaatcttTCCCGAGCGCAGTCGGTTACCGGTAATTAAAACTTTGGTACTTGCCAAGTGTACACCAGCTGAATTTGGCGTTTGTTGATCGCTTGGGGAGGTCTGACGTTCGAAATGTCTCCCCCTGCCAGTTTAATTTTCCTCAATTCATGTatctaaaaaaatacgaatacaAAGTAGTGGTAACaagcaaaatttcaaacttactttcgtatatatttttaagaaatatagatTCCTACCAGGCCTTTGGTAACAGGACTCCTAGTATCTGCTATAAACCAAAAAACAGATTCCGAGCAAGGTGGATAGTCTAACGAGCCATCGTAAAAAGTGAAGGGTACGTCTTTACTCGTATCATAAAAAATACTTGCAAAGTGAAAAGGGGGTACCTCCGCTGTAGAATTTGGGGATCGCACGTTATGcaagtttttttcaaagttatcaaACAAATTGTCGGGATTGTCGTATCCACTCTGAAATTTAAGGTTATTAGTAATACAGGATTTTGCATGAAgccaaattttaattcttattttcttcgattttttagTAAGAcgtttttctaatatatttttattattttaaagtattctgaaaatcttaaagatttttaaacagttttataacttttaagcaattttgaaaagtttgaaaatgtttcGAGGAACTTTAACGGATTGAAAATAATGTAGGTTATTTACAAAAAgattactattataattttttgtataaaatcttttttacaagGAAAGctatttttgaagattctaagGAATCTTATACGATATGCAGCCCaccttctcaatagtgccgcTATCGGGGTTAACGGgaatacattgtattagttaagaatttaattcaaagaaatctttttcaattataaaaaaaaaaaagaattttctaccaaatagttgattttttttactaaattgttgagttttcaagacaaaattacgatttttatacacaaaatagtggaattataAAATGAtagatatgaaattttgattgaaaaaagtcaattttagaCCAAAACGTACTAAACTAGAATaatattcaacacaaaaaaaacgaattttaaacgaaattgatcagtttcaacagaaatttggatttttactttgaaaaataccatttttgaccaaaatagaataggtgaattttcaaccaaaaaatgcatttttaagaagacggtttaactttcaaacttaattgttataatttaaaccaaaaagaggaatttaacgcaaaatattaatttaatacctagacaaaattttttaactatatttaagaatttctaaccaaaacgttaaatattcaactggaaaggttgaatttttgagtcagaaattttatttttattttaaaaaaagtatttcaacttgaaaacctagttgttagatttttaaccaaaaagatgaatttttgaacagaaatattaattttctactgaaaaaaaataaaatgttaacaaatttcaagaagtCTCAACCAAACTatcgcattttcaactaaaaaagataaatttctaaacaaaaacattaacttACTACCAACAAgaagaagttttaataaaattcttgacttCACCACCAAAAAGGTgagctttaaataaatttttaaagggaaggattaatttactatagaaaatgaataattatgaaagaaaaagaacttttaaccaaattcaagaattatcaactaaaaagttaaattgttaactaaaaatgttgactttttaagaaagaaatttgatctttatttaaagaaaagtaagTTCAATCTTAAAATCttgctgttaaattttgaaacagaaacatgaattttttaacaaaaatattaattttttacggaaaaaatgaaatatttaacaaaattcaagaactctcaaccgaaatattgaatcttcaacttaaaaatatggatttttaaacagaatCATTACTTTAATATCAAAAAGACCCagctttaataaaattcaagaattcttaagcgaaaagttaaagtttaaaattgaaataaatttaacaaaaaaattaattttttaccgaaatacaaaaatttgtaattaaattcaagagttctcaaccaaaaagcagtgttaaagtttcaactaaaaaaatacatttttgaaaagaaagatTCGTTTActaacagaaaagacgaatttttattaaaattcaagaattctctagtaaaaagttgagtttttaacggttaacataaattctttaacaaaaagattaattttctaacaaaaaccaATCATCATCTGGGAACATATTAGAAACATATTCGAAAGTGGTAACGtggtttatggacgatccctgaCAGTAGCGCTGGTGTGGGGGTAGAGAGCGACCTTGGATTAGGATTGACGTCACCATTGAGAGAGGCATTATTGAAACGGTGGACTGTTCTAAGATTTTAttggttgtaaataaaaaagttaaataatcgccaccgtatattttaattttcagatttttcaatacaatatcTGCTTAGCATTTCATAGAAAGAATAAATAACCCCGTATGTGAAATTCTCGAACAGGTATTTTGGGTCAGGTTATGTGAAAATCTATTTAAAGATGGGTGATGtcgaaaatttttacaaagactttctagattaaaagaaaaaaattgcttttaatttaaatttttcatatttaaacgcATCTAGGGTCCGAAAAGACTGGATggatgaaaagaagaaaaaattctttttaatgtttatttttcatatttattaactCTAAATtccctcttttttaaattttcaaaacaatacttGGGACTGGTACTTAGAAACTTTTCTGATCATGACGGACTAGCCAGAACCGGACTGCGGCCGAAAAAATCCGTCTGTATCAGGCAGCCCAGTTGATGTCCTGACTGGAAGCAAGTCTGTCTGATAATTTCCTACACGCGAAAATCATGGACGAGaagcatttaaattaattaatttgcactTCTTACCGTGAACTCCATGCTCAATACTGCAAGACCGTCTTTTTGTGTTTCAGCTttatcaaatgatttcaaatctgcTCTATAAAAATACATATGCATCTCCATCtcttctctgttaaaaaaaaattattatacgaaatttaatatcaaaagtttttcagttttaacacaaataaaaatgatcacAGAGAATTTTAGACTTACAAAGGCATCATCATAAAAGTATTCACGTAATTCCACTTTTAAttcatgcaaataaaaaaattattattattatctccagtaatagttcaatttattaATATGTAAGGTTTAATAGATTAAAAGTGTTCCCATTATGAAGGATATAGCTTGTTAATACTTTATATAGGTCGAGATGACTTAGCCAATTATTTACTAGTTTCATcatattacattttcattctgccaataaagttaaaaatacaacaatatcgCATTCTTTAATTAAACTGTTGTACTTAGCACTTACTTGTAATTTAATTAGTGAAATATCACTactataatttaagaatttttattaatttttatttaaagatcatttgaaaaatttggaatatttaccCCTTTTTGGTCCCAATGAAAAGTGGCTTTCCCAAATACGTATTTCCCACGAAGGGGTCCACCAGAACAACTTGGAGGCTCTCCAGTCCAGTCAGCTTTCATTTCCACTGTATTATACGAAACGTGAAAGAAATGTATTTAAtacaattaaatatataaatctaaATAAACAATGTGCAATACCAGTATGCCCATTATTCCTTATGGTCAAT
It encodes:
- the LOC117170896 gene encoding carbonic anhydrase 6-like, with product MQSFGMYQLHLVVTILSCLILGANAFSYKDAKNWGQKYPQCKGKNQSPITIKPPGVMGFPDFKKKPLKLTDFKKTPEKLTIRNNGHTVEMKADWTGEPPSCSGGPLRGKYVFGKATFHWDQKGWNYVNTFMMMPLEEMEMHMYFYRADLKSFDKAETQKDGLAVLSMEFTEIIRQTCFQSGHQLGCLIQTDFFGRSPVLASPS